Proteins found in one Triticum aestivum cultivar Chinese Spring chromosome 4D, IWGSC CS RefSeq v2.1, whole genome shotgun sequence genomic segment:
- the LOC123095818 gene encoding zinc finger protein 593: MGGKCPHRKVKKRRLNCKQVRRGKFLVKADDAVYDELVKLADQGKDSEGKALPVDEDLPGMGQFYCLHCDRYFADETVKEDHYRSKRHKKRVKQLSGPAPHTQIDADLAGGMGMPDNGLKLMSS; the protein is encoded by the exons ATGGGAGGCAAGTGCCCGCACCGCAAGGTCAAAAAGCGCCGTCTCAACTGCAAGCAGgtgcgccgcggcaagttcctcgTCAAAGCCGACGACGCCGTCTACGACGAGCTCGTCAAGCTGGCCGACCAGGGCAAGGATTCCGAGGGCAAGGCGCTTCCCGTCGACGAGGACCTCCCCGGCATGGGCCAGTTCTACTGCCTCCACTGCGA TCGGTACTTCGCGGATGAGACCGTGAAGGAGGATCACTACCGCTCAAAGCGCCACAAGAAAAG GGTCAAGCAGTTGTCTGGACCAGCCCCACACACGCAAATAGATGCCGATCTCGCTGGTGGAATGGGAATGCCGGACAACGGCTTGAAGCTCATGTCTTCCTGA